The following proteins are co-located in the Pseudomonas antarctica genome:
- a CDS encoding histone-like nucleoid-structuring protein, MvaT/MvaU family codes for MSRLAEFRAAEKALQEQLAQLESLKNDAGLKKEIEFEEKLQGLMKHYGKGLRDIISILDPNPGKAGAATNAPKQRRARVVKVYHNPHTGELIETKGGNHRGLKAWKEQYGAATVDSWLRG; via the coding sequence TTGTCCAGACTCGCCGAATTTCGCGCAGCAGAAAAAGCCCTTCAAGAGCAGCTTGCCCAGCTGGAATCCCTGAAGAACGACGCCGGCCTGAAAAAAGAAATCGAATTTGAAGAAAAGCTGCAAGGCCTGATGAAGCACTACGGCAAAGGCCTGCGCGACATCATCTCGATCCTTGATCCAAACCCAGGCAAAGCCGGTGCCGCCACCAACGCCCCCAAACAGCGTCGCGCGCGCGTGGTCAAGGTTTACCACAACCCGCACACCGGCGAACTGATCGAGACCAAGGGCGGCAACCATCGCGGCCTGAAAGCCTGGAAAGAACAGTATGGCGCCGCCACTGTAGATTCCTGGCTTCGCGGCTAA
- a CDS encoding DUF4946 domain-containing protein: MIEFRKPLLSALCLLFGPLLGSSFVQAADPEIHWPSGWQVEEVVPDDGAPVTPLAASRQRAIKNDENGNTLMVMELTGTPIEAGHKVNLQGVLLDMRKSIQKAFARSGYQSVCSKMHPTTLSRLEAMETTCVITENGRHVLSQTLVGAVDTDKAYVFSYAGQAEAYEASQGEVSSVRDSLKL; encoded by the coding sequence ATGATTGAATTCCGTAAACCGCTGTTGAGTGCTTTGTGTTTGCTGTTTGGCCCACTCTTGGGCAGTTCGTTCGTGCAAGCGGCAGACCCGGAAATTCATTGGCCCAGCGGCTGGCAAGTCGAGGAGGTGGTGCCCGACGACGGCGCGCCGGTAACCCCCCTGGCGGCGTCTCGGCAACGCGCGATCAAGAATGATGAAAATGGCAATACCTTGATGGTCATGGAGTTGACCGGCACACCGATTGAGGCCGGGCATAAAGTTAATCTTCAGGGTGTGTTGCTGGACATGCGTAAATCCATCCAGAAAGCATTTGCCCGCAGTGGTTATCAAAGCGTGTGCAGCAAAATGCACCCAACCACATTGAGCCGTCTTGAGGCGATGGAAACTACTTGTGTGATTACCGAGAACGGACGGCACGTGTTGTCACAAACATTGGTGGGCGCGGTAGATACCGATAAAGCGTATGTTTTTTCATACGCGGGCCAAGCCGAAGCCTACGAGGCCAGCCAGGGTGAAGTGAGTTCGGTGCGCGACAGTCTGAAACTTTGA
- the gloA gene encoding lactoylglutathione lyase yields MSLHDLNTFPGVTAQPDTATTNFVFNHTMLRVKDITKSLDFYTRVLGFSLVEKRDFPEAEFSLYFLALVDKAQIPADAAERTQWMKSIPGILELTHNHGTENDADFAYHNGNTDPRGFGHICISVPDIVAACERFEALGCDFQKRLTDGRMKSLAFIKDPDAYWVEIIQPAPM; encoded by the coding sequence ATGAGCCTGCACGATCTGAACACTTTCCCGGGCGTCACCGCCCAACCCGACACCGCGACCACGAACTTCGTGTTCAACCACACCATGCTGCGGGTCAAAGACATCACCAAATCGCTGGACTTCTACACCCGCGTCCTGGGTTTTTCCCTGGTTGAAAAGCGCGACTTCCCGGAAGCCGAATTCAGCCTGTACTTCCTGGCCCTGGTGGACAAAGCCCAGATCCCGGCAGATGCCGCTGAACGTACCCAGTGGATGAAGTCGATTCCGGGCATCCTGGAACTGACCCACAACCACGGCACCGAAAACGATGCCGATTTTGCCTACCATAACGGCAACACCGACCCTCGTGGTTTTGGCCATATCTGCATTTCGGTGCCGGATATCGTGGCTGCCTGCGAGCGCTTTGAAGCGCTGGGTTGCGACTTCCAGAAACGTTTGACCGATGGCCGCATGAAAAGCCTGGCGTTCATCAAAGACCCGGACGCGTACTGGGTTGAGATTATTCAACCGGCGCCGATGTAA
- a CDS encoding EAL domain-containing protein — MPLTAKGPRSRTVRAFISGICGVLPVLLGVAILYWQAERTLEQSTDQTAHEAVRQFDLMLDNTALAARTLLPLAGHPCDNGTQLALREQVTRRPFVRATTLSWQKNIYCSSLFGGTYQSAVNPDDYVDGTLWLMNGNPVTPDTALLVYRLVEGDKAAFASVDGYHLTNALRLISRYAYLILQVGPNWLDADGKVHNTAVPEYAVAHHHLASERYHYSVDAGMPDGEVWRYMEARYPALFSLLVFFGVLAGMLAHWLQKRSSAPTHELQRALGANEFIPYFQPVVRGDTREWAGCEVLMRWQHPKEGLVRPDLFIPLAEHSGLIVPMTRSLLRQTAAQLAPHAGRFSPGFHIGVNITAHHCQDLDLVQDCQEFLAAFTPGQVTLVLELTERDLIQPTDITRRLFDALHQLGVMIAIDDFGTGHSSLGYLRNFNVDYLKIDQSFVAMIGADALSRHILDSIIELSGKLDLGIVAEGVETAEQCEYLAAQGVDFLQGYLFGRPLPCEEFIKSLTSH, encoded by the coding sequence ATGCCCCTCACCGCCAAAGGCCCACGAAGCCGAACCGTACGCGCGTTTATCAGCGGAATCTGCGGCGTGCTCCCCGTTTTACTGGGCGTTGCGATTCTTTATTGGCAGGCCGAACGCACCCTTGAACAAAGCACGGACCAAACCGCCCACGAAGCCGTTCGCCAATTCGACTTGATGCTCGACAATACCGCCCTCGCCGCCCGCACATTGCTACCGCTGGCCGGCCACCCTTGCGACAACGGTACGCAACTGGCCCTGCGTGAGCAGGTGACGCGTCGGCCCTTTGTGCGAGCGACGACCCTGTCCTGGCAGAAAAACATTTATTGCAGCTCGTTATTCGGAGGTACTTACCAGTCAGCGGTTAACCCGGATGATTACGTTGATGGCACGTTGTGGCTGATGAACGGCAACCCGGTGACGCCGGACACCGCGCTGCTGGTTTACCGCTTGGTCGAAGGCGATAAAGCCGCATTTGCCTCTGTTGACGGCTACCACCTGACCAACGCCTTGCGCCTGATCAGCCGTTACGCGTACCTGATCCTGCAAGTCGGCCCCAACTGGCTGGATGCGGACGGCAAAGTACACAACACCGCTGTGCCGGAGTATGCCGTGGCCCATCACCACTTGGCCTCTGAGCGTTATCACTACAGTGTCGACGCAGGCATGCCCGACGGCGAGGTCTGGCGTTATATGGAAGCGCGCTACCCGGCCCTGTTCAGCCTGCTGGTGTTCTTCGGCGTACTGGCGGGCATGCTCGCGCACTGGCTGCAAAAGCGCTCGTCCGCACCCACCCACGAGCTGCAGCGCGCCTTGGGTGCCAACGAGTTCATTCCCTATTTCCAACCCGTGGTACGCGGCGATACCCGCGAATGGGCTGGCTGTGAAGTGTTGATGCGCTGGCAACACCCGAAAGAAGGCCTGGTGCGTCCTGACCTGTTTATCCCGCTGGCCGAACACTCCGGCCTGATCGTACCGATGACCCGCTCACTGCTGCGCCAGACCGCCGCGCAACTCGCCCCACATGCCGGGCGCTTCAGCCCTGGTTTTCATATCGGCGTGAACATCACGGCACACCACTGCCAGGATCTGGACCTGGTACAAGACTGTCAGGAGTTTCTCGCCGCCTTTACCCCCGGCCAGGTGACGCTAGTGCTGGAGCTGACCGAACGCGATCTGATCCAGCCTACCGACATCACCCGCCGCTTGTTCGACGCCCTGCATCAACTGGGCGTGATGATCGCGATTGATGACTTTGGCACCGGCCACTCGAGCCTGGGTTACTTGCGCAACTTTAATGTCGACTACTTGAAAATCGATCAAAGCTTTGTCGCCATGATTGGGGCCGATGCACTCTCAAGGCATATTCTTGACAGCATCATCGAACTCTCCGGCAAGCTGGATCTGGGTATTGTGGCCGAGGGTGTGGAAACAGCAGAGCAGTGCGAATATCTCGCGGCACAAGGTGTGGATTTCCTGCAGGGTTATCTCTTCGGTCGACCGTTACCCTGTGAAGAGTTCATTAAGTCCCTGACCAGCCATTGA